The Theropithecus gelada isolate Dixy chromosome 11, Tgel_1.0, whole genome shotgun sequence genome includes a region encoding these proteins:
- the KRT71 gene encoding keratin, type II cytoskeletal 71 → MSRQFTCKSGAAAKGGFSGCSAVLSGGSSSSFRAGSKGLSGGFGSRSLYNLGGARSISLNVASGSGKSGGYGFGWGRASGFAGSMFGSVALGPVCPTVCPPGGIHQVTVNESLLAPLNVELDPEIQKVRAQEREQIKALNNKFASFIDKVRFLEQQNQVLETKWELLQQLDLNNCKNNLEPILEGYISNLRKQLETLSGDRVRLDSELRNVRDVVEDYKKRYEEEINKRTAAENEFVLLKKDVDAAYANKVELQAKVESMDQEIKFFRCLFEAEITQIQSHISDMSVILSMDNNRNLDLDSIIDEVRAQYEEIALKSKAEAEALYQTKFQELQLAAGRHGDDLKNTKNEISELTRLIQRIRSEIENVKKQASNLETAIADAEQRGDNALKDARAKLDELEGALHQAKEELARMLREYQELMSLKLALDMEIATYRKLLESEECRMSGEFPSPVSISIISSTSGGSGYGFRPSTVSGGYVANSSGCISGVCSVRGGEGRSRGSASDYKDTLGKGSSLSAPSKKASR, encoded by the exons CTTCAGTGGTTGCTCGGCTGTGCTCTCGGGGGGCAGCTCATCCTCCTTCCGGGCAGGGAGCAAAGGGCTCAGTGGGGGCTTTGGCAGTCGGAGCCTCTACAACCTGGGGGGAGCCCGGAGCATCTCCCTCAATGTGGCCAGTGGCAGCGGGAAGAGTGGAGGCTATGGATTTGGCTGGGGCCGGGCCAGCGGCTTTGCTGGCAGCATGTTTGGCAGTGTGGCCCTGGGGCCTGTGTGCCCAACTGTATGCCCACCTGGAGGCATCCACCAGGTTACCGTCAACGAGAGCCTCCTGGCCCCCCTCAACGTGGAGCTGGACCCCGAGATCCAGAAAGTGCGTGCCCAGGAGCGAGAGCAGATCAAGGCTCTGAACAACAAGTTCGCCTCCTTCATCGACAAG GTCCGGTTCCTGGAGCAGCAGAACCAGGTGCTGGAGACTAAGTGGGAGCTGCTGCAGCAGCTGGACCTGAACAACTGCAAGAACAATCTAGAGCCCATTCTCGAGGGCTACATCAGCAACCTGCGGAAGCAGCTGGAGACGCTGTCCGGGGACAGGGTGAGGCTGGACTCAGAGCTGAGGAATGTGCGGGACGTAGTGGAGGACTACAAGAAGAG GTATGAGGAGGAAATCAACAAGCGGACAGCAGCGGAGAACGAGTTTGTGCTGCTTAAGAAG GATGTGGATGCGGCTTACGCCAATAAGGTGGAGCTGCAGGCCAAGGTGGAATCCATGGACCAGGAGATCAAGTTCTTCAGGTGTCTCTTTGAAGCC GAAATCACTCAGATCCAGTCCCACATCAGCGACATGTCCGTCATCCTGTCCATGGACAACAACCGGAACCTGGACCTGGACAGCATCATCGACGAGGTGCGCGCCCAGTATGAGGAGATCGCCTTGAAGAGCAAGGCCGAGGCTGAGGCCCTGTACCAGACCAAG TTCCAGGAGCTACAGCTGGCAGCTGGCCGGCATGGGGATGACCTCAAAAACACCAAGAATGAAATCTCGGAGCTCACTCGGCTCATCCAGAGAATCCGCTCAGAGATCGAGAACGTGAAGAAGCAG GCTTCCAACCTGGAGACGGCCATTGCTGATGCTGAGCAGCGGGGAGACAATGCCCTGAAGGACGCCCGGGCCAAGTTGGACGAGCTGGAGGGTGCCCTGCACCAGGCCAAGGAGGAGCTGGCGCGGATGCTGCGCGAGTACCAGGAGCTCATGAGCCTGAAGCTGGCCCTGGACATGGAGATCGCCACCTACCGCAAGCTGCTGGAGAGCGAGGAGTGCAG GATGTCAGGAGAATTTCCCTCCCCTGTCAGCATCT CCATCATCAGCAGCACCAGCGGCGGCAGTGGCTATGGCTTCCGGCCCAGCACGGTCAGCGGCGGCTACGTGGCCAACAGCAGCGGCTGCATCTCTGGAGTGTGCAGCGTgagaggtggggagggcaggagccGGGGCAGTGCCAGCGATTACAAAGACACCCTGGGGAAGGGTTCCAGCCTGAGTGCCCCTTCCAAGAAAGCCAGTCGGTAG